In one window of Epinephelus fuscoguttatus linkage group LG20, E.fuscoguttatus.final_Chr_v1 DNA:
- the LOC125881215 gene encoding E3 ubiquitin-protein ligase TRIM39-like: MSAASCFLTENQFLCSICLEVFTDPVAIPCGHNFCKTCITGHWDFNVQCQCPNCKKVFNTRPELQVNTLISEIAAQFRQPAQQSASRSSSEQKLSNLEEVPCDICTGTKLKAVKSCLVCLVSYCETHLEPHLTISSLKRHQLADSVENLEGRMCTKHDKLLELFCKTDQLCVCMLCTISDHKTHDVVPLKEGYEGKKAELEAEIQEMIQKRQEKVEQIKNSVELSKDDADREIADGVQVLTTLKESVERSQAKLIDTIKEKQKKTEKQAEGFLTELEQEISDLRKRSTEVEQLSQSEDYLHLLQSLLSLNTASLTKDWTEVSVHPLYAGTVSRVLAPLEEMLSEQIKKLFGVELKRVQQYAVDVTLDPDTAYNKLILSDDGKQVKCGNDWKFLPDNPKRFDTCPNVLAKQSFPSGRFYYEVQVKGKTDWYLGVARDSINRKGSITPSPQIGFWLICLRNENEYKACAGPAVPLSLRSQPEKVGVFVDYEEGLVSFYDVDAAFLIYTFTGCSFMEKLYPLFCPLGDNSGKNSAPLIISPVKHTE, from the coding sequence ATGTCTGCTGCCAGCTGTTTTCTGACTGAAAATCAGTTTCTGTGCTCCATCTGTCTGGAGGTGTTCACTGATCCAGTCGCCATACCATGTGGACACAACTTCTGCAAAACCTGCATCACTGGACACTGGGATTTTAATGTCCAGTGTCAGTGTCCAAACTGTAAAAAAGTTTTCAACACAAGACCAGAGCTGCAGGTCAATACTTTAATTTCTGAGATAGCTGCTCAGTTCAGACAGCCAGCTCAACAGAGCGCCAGCAGAAGCAGCTCAGAGCAAAAACTTTCAAATCTCGAAGAAGTTCCCTGTGACATCTGCACTGGAACCAAACTGAAGGCCGTGAAGTCCTGCCTGGTGTGTCTAGTCTCCTACTGTGAGACTCACCTGGAGCCTCATCTGACAATATCAAGTCTGAAAAGACATCAGCTGGCCGACTCTGTGGAGAACCTGGAGGGCAGGATGTGTACGAAGCATGATAAACTGCTGGAGCTGTTCTGTAAGACTGACCagttgtgtgtctgcatgctctgCACTATTTCAGACCACAAGACACACGATGTTGTTCCTCTAAAAGAAGGATATGAGGGAAAGAAGGCTGAGCTGGAGGCTGAAATTCAAGAGATGATccagaaaagacaagagaaggTTGAACAGATCAAAAACTCAGTGGAGCTCAGTAAGGATGACGCAGACCGAGAGATAGCAGATGGCGTTCAGGTCCTCACCACTCTGAAGGAATCTGTTGAGAGAAGCCAGGCCAAGCTGATTGACACAATCAAAGAGAagcagaaaaagacagagaaacaggctgAAGGCTTCCTCACAGAGCTGGAACAGGAAATCTCTGACCTGAGGAAGAGAAGCACTGAGGTGGAGCAGCTCTCACAGTCTGAAGActatctccacctcctccaaagCTTACTGTCCCTGAACACTGCTTCACTCACCAAGGACTGGACAGAAGTCAGTGTCCATCCACTGTATGCAGGGACTGTGAGTAGAGTTTTGGCTCCCCTGGAAGAGATGCTCAGTGAACAGATTAAGAAGCTGTTTGGGGTTGAGCTGAAGAGGGTTCAGCAGTACGCAGTGGATGTGACTCTTGATCCTGATACAGCATATAACAAACTCATCCTGTCTGATGATGGGAAACAAGTAAAATGTGGTAATGACTGGAAGTTTCTCCCAGACAATCCAAAGAGATTTGATACATGTCCTAATGTCTTAGCAAAGCAGAGTTTCCCCTCAGGAAGATTTTATTACGAGGTACAAGTTAAAGGGAAGACTGACTGGTATTTAGGAGTGGCCAGAGACTCCATCAACAGGAAAGGGAGCATCACGCCGAGCCCTCAGATTGGCTTCTGGCTAATATGTTTGAGGAATGAAAACGAGTACAAAGCTTGTGCCGGGCCTGCAGTCCCTCTGTCTCTGAGATCTCAGCCTGAGAAGGTGGGGGTGTTTGTGGATTATGAGGAGGgtcttgtgtctttttatgATGTTGATGCTGCGTTTCTTATCTACACCTTTACTGGCTGCTCCTTCATGGAGAAACTCTACCCACTCTTTTGTCCTCTTGGTGACAATAGTGGTAAAAACTCTGCCCCTCTGATTATCTCTCCTGTCAAACACACTGAGTAG